AAGGAAACGGAGGCTGATAAGGACACACCGAGTCCATCATCAACGCGTGATATCTCTTCGACTGCCAAAATATAAGTCAGCACATCACCGCCAACTCCGCCATACTCTTCAGGAAAACAAATGCCTGTGAAGCCCATTTCTCCCATACTATTAAAGAGTTCACGAGAGAATTCTTCATTTTCATCACGTTGTGCCACACCTGGCGCTAACTGTTTTTCTGAAAATTCACGAACCAACTTTTGCATTAGAGCTTGATCTTCCGTCAAATCAAATTTCATAGCAATTGACACGCTCCTTCTTTTCTTTTAGGTTTATTTTATTATTCATCTAACGTGCACGCTTGATTTTTGCAGAGCTACATGCACAATCAGAATAATAACTTAAGACTTTTACGTTTAT
This genomic stretch from Pelorhabdus rhamnosifermentans harbors:
- a CDS encoding acyl-CoA dehydrogenase family protein yields the protein MKFDLTEDQALMQKLVREFSEKQLAPGVAQRDENEEFSRELFNSMGEMGFTGICFPEEYGGVGGDVLTYILAVEEISRVDDGLGVSLSASVS